A DNA window from Streptomyces sp. 71268 contains the following coding sequences:
- a CDS encoding class I SAM-dependent methyltransferase, giving the protein MRPSGARVLKEWNGTEPIADAAQPGKSWWEPEGGFFGDLYREADDSLRTFFGDEAGLDERTAAEVDGVIRLCELAEGAGVLDCPCGYGRHSVALARHGMDVVGLDINPGFLDVSGAV; this is encoded by the coding sequence GTGCGTCCTTCCGGGGCGCGTGTGCTCAAGGAGTGGAACGGGACGGAACCGATCGCGGACGCGGCGCAGCCCGGCAAGTCGTGGTGGGAACCGGAGGGTGGGTTCTTCGGGGACCTGTACCGGGAGGCCGACGACTCGCTGCGTACGTTCTTCGGGGACGAAGCCGGACTGGACGAGCGGACGGCGGCCGAGGTGGACGGCGTCATCCGGCTGTGCGAACTGGCCGAGGGGGCAGGGGTGTTGGACTGCCCGTGCGGCTACGGCCGCCACAGCGTCGCACTCGCCCGCCACGGGATGGACGTGGTCGGCCTCGACATCAACCCCGGTTTCCTCGACGTGAGCGGCGCCGTCTGA
- a CDS encoding LLM class flavin-dependent oxidoreductase, with protein sequence MQFGIFSVGDVTPDPTNGRTPSESERIKATVAIALKAEEVGLDVFATGEHHNPPFVPSSPTTMLGYIAARTEKLILSTATTLITTNDPVKIAEDYAMLQHLADGRVDLMMGRGNTGPVYPWFGQDIRQGINLAKENYALLRRLWREDVVDGEGTFRTPLQGFTSTPRPLDGVPPFVWHGSIRSPEIAEQAAFYGDGFFHNNIFWPADHTRRMVQLYRRRYAFHGHGLPNEAVVGLGGQAFIRKNSQDAVREFRPYFDNAPVYGHGPSLEEFTEQTPLTVGSPQQVIERTLSFRETVGDYQRQLFLMDHAGLPLKTVLEQLDILGEEVVPVLREEFAAARPAGVPDAPTHASLRAVQEVSAA encoded by the coding sequence ATGCAGTTCGGAATATTCTCGGTCGGGGACGTGACCCCCGACCCGACCAACGGCCGTACCCCGTCAGAGAGCGAACGCATCAAGGCGACGGTCGCCATCGCGTTGAAGGCGGAGGAGGTCGGCCTGGACGTCTTCGCGACCGGCGAGCACCACAACCCGCCGTTCGTGCCCTCGTCCCCGACCACCATGCTTGGGTACATCGCCGCCCGCACCGAGAAGCTGATCCTCTCCACCGCGACGACCCTGATCACCACCAACGATCCGGTGAAGATCGCCGAGGACTACGCGATGCTCCAGCACCTAGCCGACGGCCGGGTCGACCTGATGATGGGCCGCGGCAACACCGGCCCCGTCTACCCCTGGTTCGGGCAGGACATCCGGCAGGGCATCAACCTCGCCAAGGAGAACTACGCGCTGCTGCGCCGGCTGTGGCGGGAAGACGTCGTCGACGGGGAGGGCACATTCCGTACCCCCCTGCAAGGGTTCACGTCCACGCCCCGGCCGCTCGACGGCGTGCCGCCGTTCGTGTGGCACGGCTCCATCCGCTCACCGGAGATCGCCGAGCAGGCGGCCTTCTACGGTGACGGCTTCTTCCACAACAACATCTTCTGGCCCGCCGACCACACCAGGCGGATGGTCCAGCTCTACCGGCGACGGTACGCCTTCCACGGCCACGGCCTGCCCAACGAGGCCGTCGTGGGTCTCGGCGGCCAGGCGTTCATACGGAAGAACTCGCAGGACGCCGTACGGGAGTTCCGCCCCTACTTCGACAACGCGCCCGTCTACGGACACGGGCCGTCGCTGGAGGAGTTCACCGAGCAGACCCCGCTCACCGTGGGTTCGCCGCAGCAGGTCATCGAGCGGACGCTGTCGTTCCGCGAGACCGTCGGCGACTACCAGCGGCAGTTGTTCCTGATGGACCACGCGGGGTTGCCCCTGAAGACCGTCTTGGAACAGCTCGACATCCTCGGTGAGGAGGTGGTGCCCGTGCTGCGTGAGGAGTTCGCGGCCGCCCGCCCGGCCGGCGTGCCGGACGCTCCCACCCACGCGTCGCTGCGGGCCGTCCAGGAGGTGTCCGCCGCATGA
- a CDS encoding FMN reductase yields MRIVAVSGGLSNPSSTRLLADRLTESARDALVASGHEVETEVIELRGLAVAVANNLVTGFPPPQLATAIDAVTGADGLIAVTPVFTASYSGLFKSFFDLIDPDALAGKPVLIAATGGTARHSLVLEHALRPLFAYLRTTVAPTTVFAASEDWGTGGDEYTTGLPSRIRRAAGELAALVAARPAQETPRDDITALERQLSDLRFD; encoded by the coding sequence ATGAGAATCGTCGCCGTTTCCGGGGGGCTGAGCAACCCTTCTTCCACCCGTCTCCTCGCCGACCGTCTCACCGAGTCCGCCCGCGACGCTCTCGTTGCCTCAGGTCACGAGGTGGAGACGGAGGTCATCGAGTTGCGGGGCCTGGCCGTCGCCGTCGCCAACAACCTCGTGACCGGCTTCCCCCCGCCCCAACTGGCCACCGCCATCGACGCGGTGACGGGCGCTGACGGGCTGATCGCGGTGACCCCCGTGTTCACCGCCTCCTACAGCGGGCTGTTCAAGTCCTTCTTCGACCTGATCGACCCGGACGCCCTGGCCGGCAAGCCGGTCCTCATCGCGGCCACCGGCGGCACGGCCCGCCACTCGCTGGTCCTCGAACACGCGCTGCGCCCGCTTTTCGCGTACCTGCGCACCACGGTCGCCCCCACCACGGTGTTCGCGGCGTCCGAGGACTGGGGCACCGGCGGCGACGAGTACACCACCGGTCTGCCCTCCCGCATCCGGCGGGCGGCCGGCGAGCTGGCCGCCCTGGTGGCCGCGCGACCGGCCCAGGAGACGCCGCGGGACGACATCACCGCCCTCGAACGGCAGCTTTCCGACCTGCGCTTCGACTGA
- a CDS encoding LuxR family transcriptional regulator yields MGSGESLTRSGLRGREAELAELRTLITEVPRTGSGALALIQGEPGIGKTTLLAEAVTTARAAGFSVGLGKADELHHIVPLSSLAASLLHGEQPLLSGDAFADLTRNQDQRIWLVERLAEAIEARACGAPVLIGLDDVQWADPLSRFALRQLPARLRTSPVLWLLAGRPDPAGPAEDILAAAAEALATVTVPLGPLSGAAIRQLTDDTLGAAVDERVRDLLDGAGGNPFLAVEMLAGLGAAETSGDLVPSTLVVGVRGRLRSLRPDTLRFLRMGAVLGRRFSLHDAAALCGQPPATLIPALEEAMCAGLLDDDGDDLVFRHDLLRQAVYVDITPSARKVLHREAASHLVAAGGRPIDAVPHILRGAEVGDVECVALLRRAAEDVLPVTPGLAADLMTRALELVPPASPLRFEVGEQAIRYLTQAGRSREALSTGDRLLACRPPLDVFSRLQAALGGALWNMDLAEELRRRTESALAVEGAAPEAAARLAALRALALSRGHDLVAAREAGETALRAATAIGDREAHVLALSGLGEIAQNAGENAVALEHFARLSTIEPAFLPEEIVAHLHMDDFASGDRLLLRAADNAGKTRQAMLLWAQGQHDLGLGRLDDADAGFATMERLEDDVHVPVQQVNARVIRSRIALLRGDRDAAREHLVAARRRLAAKPNPGNTAAVRFLEAVHAEADGDTELAVDKIRQVQQQGVLMRWRLLRDWVDTAIRMALRGADHELAEDLASQARTHAARNPTVPTATGIAAQALGLVTNDLALLEESVALLAASPRPLVRAAADADLGQALLAAGHRPQAVAALTRARAVFAESGAHAVAARLQRDLDGAGAGGGRVVARQRPVQGWGALTASEQKVARLVADGHTNRSAADLLFVSPHTVNTHLTSAFRKLGVNSRVQLANLVTALPDTERTGE; encoded by the coding sequence GTGGGGTCGGGCGAATCGCTGACCCGTAGCGGCCTGCGTGGCCGAGAGGCCGAACTCGCGGAACTGCGCACCCTGATCACCGAGGTGCCCCGCACCGGGAGCGGCGCGTTGGCCCTGATCCAGGGGGAGCCGGGCATCGGCAAGACCACGCTGCTCGCCGAGGCCGTCACCACGGCCAGGGCGGCGGGATTCTCCGTCGGCCTCGGCAAGGCCGACGAACTGCACCACATCGTGCCCCTCTCCTCGTTGGCGGCCTCCCTCCTGCACGGCGAACAGCCGCTGCTCTCCGGCGACGCCTTCGCCGATCTCACGCGGAACCAGGACCAGCGGATCTGGCTGGTGGAGCGGCTCGCGGAGGCGATCGAAGCCAGAGCATGCGGCGCGCCGGTCCTGATCGGTCTGGACGACGTGCAGTGGGCCGACCCGCTCAGCCGGTTCGCCCTGAGACAGCTCCCGGCACGACTGCGGACCTCGCCGGTGCTGTGGCTGCTGGCTGGACGACCGGACCCCGCCGGCCCGGCGGAGGACATCCTCGCGGCCGCGGCCGAAGCGCTGGCGACGGTCACCGTGCCCCTGGGACCGCTGTCCGGCGCGGCCATCCGTCAACTGACCGATGACACCCTGGGGGCAGCCGTCGACGAGCGGGTACGGGACCTGCTCGACGGGGCCGGCGGGAACCCCTTCCTCGCGGTCGAGATGCTCGCGGGACTGGGGGCCGCCGAGACGTCGGGCGATCTCGTACCCTCCACGCTCGTGGTGGGCGTGCGCGGCAGGCTCAGATCCCTGCGACCCGACACCCTGCGCTTCCTGCGGATGGGAGCCGTGCTCGGGCGCAGGTTCAGCCTCCACGACGCCGCCGCGTTGTGCGGCCAGCCGCCCGCCACGTTGATCCCGGCGCTGGAGGAGGCGATGTGTGCCGGGCTTCTGGACGACGACGGTGACGACCTCGTCTTCCGCCATGACCTGCTGCGCCAGGCCGTCTACGTCGACATCACACCCTCAGCCCGGAAGGTCCTGCACCGGGAGGCCGCCAGCCACCTCGTGGCCGCGGGCGGCCGGCCGATCGACGCGGTGCCGCACATCCTCAGGGGCGCCGAGGTCGGAGACGTGGAATGCGTGGCGCTGCTGCGGCGAGCAGCCGAGGACGTGCTGCCGGTCACGCCGGGGCTGGCGGCCGACCTGATGACGCGTGCCCTGGAACTGGTGCCGCCCGCCTCGCCGCTGCGGTTCGAGGTGGGTGAGCAGGCGATCCGCTACCTGACCCAGGCCGGCAGGAGTCGGGAAGCGCTGTCGACCGGCGATCGGCTGCTGGCCTGCCGACCGCCGCTGGACGTCTTCAGCCGGTTGCAGGCCGCCCTCGGCGGGGCGCTGTGGAACATGGACCTCGCCGAGGAGCTGCGCCGCCGGACCGAATCGGCCCTCGCCGTCGAAGGCGCGGCCCCGGAGGCGGCGGCGAGGCTGGCCGCCCTGCGGGCGCTGGCCCTGTCCCGGGGACATGACCTCGTCGCGGCGCGTGAGGCCGGCGAGACCGCACTGCGGGCCGCCACCGCGATCGGTGACCGGGAGGCACACGTCCTGGCCCTGTCCGGGCTCGGTGAGATCGCGCAGAACGCGGGGGAGAACGCCGTCGCGCTGGAGCACTTCGCCAGGCTCAGCACCATCGAACCCGCTTTCCTGCCCGAAGAGATCGTCGCGCACCTGCACATGGACGACTTCGCCTCCGGCGACCGGCTGCTCCTGCGGGCGGCGGACAACGCCGGTAAGACGCGTCAGGCGATGTTGCTCTGGGCACAGGGCCAGCACGATCTGGGGCTGGGCCGGCTCGACGACGCCGACGCCGGCTTCGCCACCATGGAGCGCCTGGAGGACGACGTACACGTCCCCGTCCAGCAGGTGAACGCCCGCGTGATCCGCTCCCGGATCGCCCTGCTGCGCGGCGACCGGGACGCGGCCCGGGAGCACCTGGTCGCGGCGCGGAGAAGGCTGGCGGCCAAACCGAACCCGGGCAACACGGCCGCGGTGCGCTTCCTGGAGGCCGTCCACGCCGAGGCCGACGGGGACACCGAACTCGCCGTCGACAAGATCCGACAGGTGCAGCAGCAAGGTGTCCTCATGCGCTGGCGGCTGTTGCGCGACTGGGTCGACACCGCGATACGCATGGCCCTGCGCGGAGCGGACCACGAACTCGCCGAGGACCTGGCCTCACAGGCGCGGACACACGCCGCGCGCAACCCCACCGTGCCGACCGCCACGGGCATCGCGGCGCAGGCCCTCGGGCTCGTCACAAACGATCTCGCCCTGCTGGAGGAATCGGTGGCACTGCTCGCGGCGAGCCCGCGCCCGCTGGTCCGGGCCGCCGCCGACGCCGACCTCGGACAGGCACTCCTGGCGGCGGGGCACAGACCCCAGGCGGTGGCCGCCCTGACGCGGGCCCGTGCCGTGTTCGCCGAGTCAGGCGCCCACGCCGTGGCGGCCCGCCTGCAGCGCGACCTGGATGGTGCGGGGGCCGGCGGCGGCCGGGTGGTGGCCAGGCAGCGCCCCGTCCAGGGATGGGGCGCCCTCACGGCCTCGGAGCAGAAGGTCGCGCGTTTGGTCGCCGACGGCCACACCAACCGGTCGGCCGCCGATCTGCTCTTCGTCTCCCCACACACCGTCAACACGCACCTGACCTCCGCCTTCCGCAAGCTGGGGGTGAACTCCCGGGTCCAGCTCGCCAACCTGGTCACGGCCCTGCCCGACACCGAGCGAACCGGTGAGTGA
- a CDS encoding helix-turn-helix domain-containing protein: MSTVLSTASLSAADRMERWHEAVSRTFIPLDVKTLEEDPSPGSIVTYQWGATQVSHVQAGPQEVTRSKRLIARDGKEFVILTVQRRGSAVKEQDGRQCLIQPGDFSVSDSSRVFRKKVRGEFCFTSFQFPRKELRVRDEDLRTLTARAFSGSDGSAALVATYFSSMAREAAGFDDCVGRQAVATGLDLLALLIDERSGRYRPQTPDTAAAMMVRVKDHILRNLSNPDLSPTAIAAAHFISVRYLHKLFQSEGTTAGEWVRMQRLERCRRDLLRSPAQGPGVAAVARRWGFVSPSHFSRVFRAAYGVSPRDWQLHGLSDERRPAE; this comes from the coding sequence ATGTCCACCGTCCTTTCCACCGCGTCGCTGTCCGCGGCCGACCGCATGGAGCGCTGGCATGAAGCGGTGTCCCGGACGTTCATACCGCTCGACGTCAAAACTCTGGAGGAGGACCCGTCGCCGGGAAGCATCGTCACCTACCAGTGGGGTGCCACGCAGGTGTCGCACGTCCAGGCCGGGCCCCAGGAGGTGACGCGCAGCAAGCGCCTGATCGCCCGGGACGGAAAAGAATTCGTCATCCTCACCGTTCAGCGCAGGGGCAGCGCCGTCAAGGAGCAGGACGGGAGACAGTGCCTGATACAGCCGGGGGACTTCTCCGTTTCTGATTCGTCCCGGGTGTTCAGGAAGAAGGTGCGGGGCGAGTTCTGCTTCACCTCCTTTCAGTTCCCGCGCAAGGAGCTCCGCGTGCGGGACGAGGACCTGCGGACGCTGACCGCGAGAGCGTTCTCGGGTAGCGACGGAAGTGCCGCACTGGTGGCGACCTACTTCTCGTCCATGGCGCGCGAAGCAGCGGGGTTCGACGACTGCGTGGGCCGTCAGGCTGTCGCCACCGGGCTCGACCTGCTGGCACTGCTCATCGACGAGCGCAGCGGCCGCTACAGGCCCCAGACGCCCGATACCGCGGCGGCCATGATGGTGCGGGTGAAGGACCACATCCTGCGCAACCTCTCCAACCCGGACCTGTCACCCACCGCGATCGCCGCCGCCCACTTCATCTCGGTGCGCTACCTGCACAAGTTGTTCCAGTCGGAGGGGACCACCGCCGGGGAGTGGGTCAGGATGCAGCGCCTAGAGCGGTGCCGTCGGGACCTTCTTCGCTCCCCGGCCCAGGGACCCGGGGTGGCGGCCGTCGCCCGACGCTGGGGTTTCGTGAGCCCCAGCCACTTCAGTCGTGTCTTCCGTGCCGCTTACGGTGTGTCTCCCCGCGATTGGCAACTGCACGGCCTGTCCGACGAGCGGCGCCCGGCTGAGTGA
- a CDS encoding alpha/beta hydrolase has protein sequence MPSISPPPTIVLVHGAFTDASSWAGVISLLHATGSTVRAPANPLRDLAHDAASLRNVVRDIDAPVVLVGHGYGGAVITHAATDADNVVALCYVAAFGLDIGECVLDITSRFPPTPAADATCAVDFPAHLPGGPDSELHISEGRFPQVYAADLPLHVRNVMSVAQRPIAHRALTSRSGPPAWASKPSWYAIATADRMLSPTAQRFMAQRMAATEHVLDGSHAVALSRPDAVVAMIREAAEQSTGRGDGYPSRQPL, from the coding sequence ATGCCATCGATCTCCCCACCGCCCACCATCGTGCTCGTGCACGGGGCGTTCACCGATGCCTCGTCCTGGGCGGGGGTCATCAGCCTCCTGCACGCCACGGGTTCCACCGTGCGCGCCCCGGCGAACCCGCTGCGCGACCTCGCCCATGACGCCGCCTCCCTCAGGAACGTGGTGCGCGATATCGATGCCCCTGTCGTGCTGGTGGGCCACGGCTACGGCGGCGCGGTCATCACGCACGCCGCCACCGACGCCGACAACGTCGTGGCGCTGTGCTATGTCGCGGCGTTCGGCCTCGACATCGGCGAGTGCGTCCTGGACATCACGAGCCGGTTTCCGCCCACGCCGGCGGCCGACGCGACGTGCGCCGTCGACTTCCCGGCCCACCTTCCCGGCGGCCCGGACAGCGAGCTCCACATCAGCGAGGGGCGGTTCCCCCAGGTGTACGCCGCCGATCTGCCGCTCCACGTGCGGAACGTGATGTCCGTGGCCCAGCGCCCGATCGCCCACCGCGCGCTGACCAGCAGATCCGGCCCGCCGGCATGGGCCTCCAAACCGTCCTGGTACGCCATCGCGACCGCCGACCGGATGCTCAGCCCCACCGCTCAGCGCTTCATGGCACAACGCATGGCGGCCACCGAACACGTGCTGGACGGCTCACACGCCGTCGCCCTGTCGCGGCCCGACGCCGTGGTCGCGATGATCCGGGAAGCCGCCGAACAGAGCACGGGCCGCGGCGACGGCTACCCGTCGCGGCAGCCCTTGTGA
- a CDS encoding alpha/beta hydrolase, with protein MPYITVGQENSTTIDLYYEDHGTGQPVVLIHGFPLDGHSWERQSAVLLDAGYRVITYDRRGFGQSSQPTTGYDYDTFAADLNTVMETLDLTDAVLVGFSMGTGEVARYVARYGSTRVAKVAFLASLEPCLLKSDDNPDGVAPKEFFDGVVAAVKADRYAYYTNFYKDFYNLDENLGTRISEEAVRNSWNVAAGGGFYAAAAAPATWYTDFRADIPAIDVPALILHGTGDRILPVEGTARPFRKALPSADYVEIEGAPHGLLWTHAEEVNAALLTFLGK; from the coding sequence ATGCCGTACATCACCGTGGGCCAGGAGAACTCCACCACCATCGACCTCTACTACGAGGACCACGGAACCGGGCAGCCGGTCGTCCTCATCCACGGGTTCCCGCTCGACGGCCACTCCTGGGAGCGGCAGAGCGCCGTGCTGCTCGACGCCGGCTACCGCGTGATCACGTACGACCGCCGCGGTTTCGGGCAGTCCAGCCAGCCGACGACCGGATACGACTACGACACCTTCGCGGCCGACCTGAACACCGTGATGGAGACCCTCGACCTGACCGACGCCGTCCTCGTCGGCTTCTCGATGGGCACCGGCGAGGTCGCCCGATACGTGGCCCGCTACGGTTCCACCAGGGTGGCCAAGGTCGCCTTCCTGGCCTCGCTGGAGCCCTGCCTGCTCAAGAGCGACGACAACCCGGACGGGGTGGCCCCCAAGGAGTTCTTCGACGGTGTCGTCGCGGCCGTCAAGGCGGACCGCTACGCCTACTACACCAACTTCTACAAGGACTTCTACAACCTCGACGAGAACCTCGGCACCCGCATCAGCGAAGAGGCCGTCCGTAACAGCTGGAACGTCGCGGCGGGCGGCGGCTTCTACGCGGCGGCCGCCGCGCCGGCGACCTGGTACACCGACTTCCGCGCCGACATCCCGGCCATCGACGTGCCCGCCCTGATCCTGCACGGCACGGGCGACCGCATCCTGCCCGTCGAGGGCACCGCGCGGCCGTTCCGCAAGGCGCTCCCGTCCGCCGACTACGTGGAGATCGAGGGCGCCCCGCACGGCCTGCTGTGGACCCACGCGGAGGAGGTCAACGCGGCGCTCCTCACCTTCCTGGGGAAGTGA
- a CDS encoding glutamate--cysteine ligase, with translation MVRPTALDSVEHGVRMSARSGPVPTLGVEEEFFLVDPDDGCVREAGSRVLAGAGAAVGELVSGEFSEYQVEGKTPPCSDGAGLLSQVARVRAALSAAAGAEGLCVMASGTPVLGAADPVPVRADPRYDAGVRAYRGLQESFAFSALQTHVAVPGREAAVLVGNHLRPWLPTLVAIAANSPFRAGRDSGYASWRAVALAQWPIAGPPPFFRDAADHDRLVARLLDTGAALDEHNLFWDVRPCDRLSTVEVRAMDVNAGLAETVAFALLVRALVMEALERVELGDPGPAVEEAWLRAAYWRSARDGWSGQGVDQHSGRPVPAAHMARRLLNLVRPGMEARGEWCWVAGVLGGLAREGGGAERQRAAFAREGSPRAVVDDLVARTKAPPELSAPSSVSDPALTRTAQPAPGSPAPRTG, from the coding sequence GTGGTGCGTCCCACCGCCTTGGACTCGGTGGAGCACGGGGTGCGCATGTCGGCCAGGAGTGGACCGGTCCCGACGCTGGGCGTCGAGGAGGAGTTCTTCCTCGTCGACCCGGACGACGGGTGTGTGCGCGAGGCTGGCTCACGCGTACTGGCCGGAGCGGGCGCGGCGGTGGGTGAGTTGGTCTCCGGCGAGTTCAGCGAGTACCAGGTCGAGGGCAAGACGCCTCCCTGCTCGGACGGGGCCGGTCTCCTGTCGCAGGTCGCCCGCGTGCGCGCGGCCCTGTCGGCGGCCGCGGGGGCCGAGGGCCTGTGCGTCATGGCCTCGGGAACGCCGGTCCTGGGGGCCGCGGACCCGGTGCCGGTGCGGGCGGACCCGCGGTACGACGCCGGCGTCCGGGCGTATCGGGGCCTACAGGAATCGTTCGCGTTCTCCGCCCTGCAGACGCATGTGGCGGTGCCCGGGCGCGAGGCCGCGGTGCTGGTGGGCAATCACCTGCGGCCCTGGCTGCCGACGCTGGTGGCGATCGCGGCGAACTCACCCTTCCGGGCCGGGCGCGACAGCGGGTACGCGAGCTGGCGGGCCGTCGCCCTGGCGCAGTGGCCGATCGCGGGCCCGCCTCCCTTCTTCCGTGACGCCGCCGATCACGACCGTCTCGTCGCGCGCCTTCTCGACACCGGCGCCGCGCTCGACGAACACAACCTTTTCTGGGACGTCCGACCGTGCGACCGCCTGAGCACCGTGGAGGTCCGGGCGATGGACGTCAACGCCGGCCTGGCGGAGACGGTGGCGTTCGCGCTGCTGGTGCGGGCGTTGGTGATGGAGGCCCTGGAGCGGGTGGAGCTGGGAGACCCGGGACCGGCGGTCGAGGAAGCCTGGCTGCGCGCGGCGTACTGGCGCAGCGCGCGCGACGGCTGGTCGGGGCAGGGTGTCGACCAGCACAGCGGCAGACCGGTACCCGCCGCGCACATGGCCCGGCGACTGCTGAACCTGGTGCGACCCGGCATGGAGGCCCGGGGGGAGTGGTGCTGGGTCGCCGGTGTGCTGGGAGGTCTGGCCCGCGAGGGCGGCGGCGCGGAGCGGCAGCGTGCCGCGTTCGCCCGAGAGGGCTCCCCGCGCGCCGTGGTCGACGACCTGGTCGCACGCACCAAGGCCCCGCCCGAGTTGTCCGCCCCCTCCTCCGTATCGGACCCGGCGCTCACCCGCACGGCGCAACCCGCCCCCGGGTCCCCTGCCCCGCGTACGGGATGA